TAACCGTTCAGGGCGTATTCGGAGACATACATCTGCGAATTGACCACGTTCTGGACACATTCGTAATTCTCATGCTGGGAATCCACCACGAAAAAAACGTATTCGTCGGTTTCGGAATTTTTGGCAAACGTGGAGACCAGGGCCGCCTTGTTGCCGTTGCCGATATAGTATTTGCCGCCGTCGGCCCGGTACTGGCCGTCGCCCATGGGTGTCAGGGCCATGTCGCTGGCGTACAGATCCGCCCCGTGCGCTTTTTCCGACAGGCCGAAAGCGAAAATGCCGCCATCTTCCAGCAGTCCGGCGGTTTTGCGCTTGACAGCCTCGTTGTCGCCCATCCAGATGGGGCCCAGCCCCAAAATGGTCACCTGCCAGGTGTACCAGTAGGAAAGGCTGTAAAAACCCAGGATTTCGTTGAAATCCATGTTGCGGAAGGTATCCCACCGGCAGTTCTCTTTGCCGTAGGGGGTTGGCGTCAGCAGATCGAAGAAAATCTTCTCCTTTTTGACGAACTGCAAAAAGTCGTCGTACCAGACCCGTTCATGATCGTCCTCCTTGAGCTTTCGCTTGCCCTTGGTTTCGAAGAAATCAATGGTTTTCTGCATGATTTCCCTGGACCGCGCGTCCAGGTGATCGAAGGATGCCTGTTTCGGATTGAACAGCATGATTGCCCTCCTTGAAACATTTGCGGCCGCCGGCACTTCCCCCACGGAGCACCGGCTATGTTGTCAACGTTAACATCGTCCCTATCCCATCCAAATCGTTTCTGTCAACGGATTCCTGTTCAAACGCGCCATCTTTTGCTATTTCCAGCGGCATCGATCACAGCAGCGCAGGAGGAACAATGGCAAAAATTGAAATTGACGCCAAAGGATTTATTGCATGGCCCCAGCTGATCCGCGGAACACTGATCCGCCGCTACAAGCGCTTTCTGGCCGATGTCCGTTTGGAAAACGGACAAACCGTGACCGCCCACTGCCCCAATTCAGGCAGTATGCAGGCCTGCTGTGAGCCGGGACGGCCGGTTTATCTTTCCCATCACGACAACCCCAAACGCAAACTTAAATACACCTGGGAATTGATCCACATGCCCGACTCACTGGTGGGAGTCAACACCCAGGTCCCCAACCGCCTTACTGCACATGCCATCGCGGCGGGAGACGTAGCGGAACTGGACGGGTACGAAACGCTCAAACGCGAGGTAAAGGTGGGCGAACATACACGCATCGACATTCGACTGGACTCCCCGAACCGCCGGCCCTGCTATGTGGAAGTGAAAAACTGCACGCTTGTGATCGATGGGGCCGCCACCTTCCCCGATGCCGTGACGGTACGGGGCCAGAAACACCTGCTGGAGTTGCAGGAACTGGTGGCCGCCGGATTTCGCTGCGCCATGTTCTTCCTGATCCAGCGCATGGATGCCCGTACATTTGCCCCCGCCGACCATATCGATGCCGAATACGGAAAGAAACTGCGCCAGGCTGTGCAAAACGGCGTAGAAGTCCTGGCCTACGACGTCTGCATCGATCTTGCCGGCATCTGGCTGAGAAGTCGGGTGCCCTGCGACCTTTCTTGACGGGCTTCGGCTTCCGGGCAAACAAATAAAAATTGATTTGAATTTATTTGCTATCTAAACTATTATTACCGATAAATCGGCAGTCAGAAAACACGCAAAGTAGTCGAGAGGACAAGCATGAATACCGATTCAAGCAGCCAATCATCGCAATCGGGAAACCGCACGGTGCTTCTGATAGACGATGAACAGATGGTGCTGGAGGTAGGCAAGGCGATTCTCCAGCGGTTGGGACACGAGGTCGTCACGGCGGAAAGCGGCGAGGAGGCCCTGGAAAAATTCGATCAATGGAAAGACGCCATCGGATGTGTGGTGCTTGACCTGACCATGCCGGGCATGGGCGGCAAGAAAACCTTCGGCAGACTTCGCGAGCTGGCCCCCGGCCTGCCGATCATCATCTCCAGCGGCCTGTCCATCGAACAGATGGCCGGGCAATTCGAAGCCGGCCCGACCACGGCTTTCATCCAAAAACCCTACCAGGTGGCCGAACTATCATCCACGATCCAGAACATTTTCAAAAGCGCTGGCTGCTGAAAAATCGGCGTCCGTCCATAATGGGACCGCCGTGGAAAAGCCGCTTTATAGACGAAGTCGTCCTTTATAAATCGAACTTCGCCTTTATCTTAAATACCCGCGTGGCCGGCAGGTTCAGAATTCTGTTGACCCCTGTTTTGCGGGCAATGCGAGCCAGATTTTCCCGGATCGTCTCCATGGAGGGGGCGATAAACGTAAACCAGACGTTGAACGAATTTTCCCGCAGATAGTTATGGGTCACGCCGGGAAAGGCGTTCACCGCACGGGCAAAGTCTTCGACATCCTCATCCGGCACCCGGGCGGCACAAAGGGTGCTGACGAATCCTACCTTGCCGGGCACGAAGTTTCCACCGATCCTGCGGATGATTCCGCTTTTTTTGAGCCGCGATACCCGCTCCAGAATTTCTTCTTCCGTGGCCCCCAATTCGTCGGCAATTGCCGCAAAGGGTTTGGATGTCAACGGAAAGCGCGTTTGAATCCGATTGAGAATCGTTTTGTCCAGTTCGTCCATCTCATACCTTTCCGTAACTGTGCAGCCCCGGCAGCAAGTTCACCCCGAAATAGGTGAAAAGCACCGCGGCAAATCCCAAAATGGAGAGATAGGCGATCTGCCGCCCCTGCCAGCCGCGCATCAGCCGGGCGTGCAACAGGGTCGCATAAACGAACCAGGTGATCAGGGACCAGGTCTCCTTGGGGTCCCACGACCAGTAGCTGCCCCAGGCGGAATTTGCCCATACCGAACCGGTGATGATGCCGACGGTGAGAAAAAGAAAACCGAACAGCACCATGCGATGGGTGAGTTCATCCAGAATATCCAGTTTGGGAAGGTGGCCGACGATTCCTTCGGTGCGGTCCGGGTTGCGGGCCTTCATCAGGTACATGATGCTCATGCCGAAAGCGATGGCAAAGGCGGCGTAGCCGAAAAAGCAGGTGACCACATGGGCGATCAGCCAATTGCTTTTCAGGGCCGGGATCAGGGGCTGGATCCGGTCGCTGACATTGGGCGACAACGAGGCGTAGGCCATGGCCAGAAAAGCGATGGGGGTGGCAAAGGCGCCGATCAACTCATTTTTGTATCTGAATTCCACGTAGAGATAGATAACACCCGCCGTCCAGGCAAAAAACACCAGGGATTCATACAGGTTGGACAAAGGGGCGTGTCCGATGCCCAACTGGTAGGATTCCACCCAGCGCAGGATGATCCCCACGGTGGTCACCACCACCGCCGCGGCCACGATCCAGCGTGCCGGCCGGGTCCAATTCGGTTTTTTGAAAATCAGGGCGGCCAGGTAAAACACAGCCGCCAGGCCAAAAACAAAGGTGGATATGGAGAGTAGCTGGGAACTGCTCATAGGCGTCGTTCTGCTCCTTTTTTCGTCAAAGCATCACCGCATTGGACCCTATTTTCGTTCGGTCAATTCGGCGAACATCTTCTCAATGCTGTTTTTCATGGCCAGCTTGTTGCGGTTGGCGACGCCGGCCAGGGTCACCTGACTGCTTTGCTCCAGCGGCGCGATAACCAGACAGACCTGCTGGTGGGAGAGATAAAAGGTCACGAAGCAGCCGGCAATCATCAGGATGAATCCGGAATAGACCAGCCAGACACCGGGATCGCGGGTCACCTGAAGACCTGTGTAGTAGCGCGTTTCCGATTGCTGGGGCGTAAATTTTTCCCGGTCCTGGTTTTCCACGGCGATGATGACATTGCCGCCGCGCATTTTGTCGAAGTTGCCGAATTTCAAGGGCAGGAGAACTTCAACCGGCTCCCCTTGAGGTGGCGTGAGAATCCCTTTCAGCGCTTCGCCCACATCCATCCCGCGAAAGGCAGCCGCGGGTTCGTAAGTCATGATGACGAAGCGGCCCAACCCCTCGGGGATTTCCACGGGCTCTCCCACCTTTGCCTTTTGGGTATACTGCATCCCCGACGCCCGACTGGTGAAACTCAGCGTGTAGGTCTCCCCGGGTCCGGATGGCGTCGTTTTCTTGGGGGCCATGTGCTCGGGCGGCAGCTTGCCGTAGCTGGCCTGAAAGATATTGATGCCCTTGTAGCGCATGGGGTCGTTGACGACGATATCTTTCTGTTTGACGGCCCCGCCCCCCTCGATGATCGACAAGGAAGAGCGATACTCCTTGGGCGCACCGTTTTCGTAGAGTTCCAGATTGAAATCGTCGCAGCGAATCTGAAAATCGAGGCGGTGAATTGCTCCGGTATTACGCAGGCGAATGGTATCTGCGGCCTCCCCTTCAGGGATGTTGACATAGCCCTCAAAGCCGAAAAAGGAGCCCACCAGGCCGCCGACAAGCAGGAAAATCACGCTCAGGTGGACGATATAGACGCCCAGACGGGACAGGCGCCCCTTTTCCCCGTATATTGCGGCGCCGCCGCTGTCGCGGATGACCCGGCAATATCCGAATCGGCGGTTGATCACCGGCTCGCAGGCCTTGACCAGTTCGTCCACACTGCGCTTGTCGGTAAAGGTGCGGGCATCGGAGCGCTTGCTGAAACGCTGGGGATTCACCTGCGGGGTGCGGTTGAATATGATCTTCCAGCTTCCCTGCAGCCGATCGATGGAACAGACCACGATATTGACGGTCAACAGGAGCAGCAAACCCTGAAACCACCAGGAATGGTACATATCGAAAATACCGAAGGCGCTGAGCAGCTGGTAGCGAAAGGCACCGTAAGCCTGCAGGTAGGCCTCCGGACTTTCATTCTGGGGGATGACGGTGCCGATAATGGACGTGAATGCCAGCGACAGCAACAGCACCACGGTCAGTTTGACGGAACAGAAAAATTTCCAAAAGGGATTCGCGCTTTTCAATAACAGCTCCTTATCCACCGGCAGCGCCTGCTCGGATTGTTTTACTGCTGAACGTTGGGTCAAATTTTAAAAATAAGGCTATCCGGCTCGATGACAAGCCCTGAAATCCGGACAGGACGCTATTTAAACAGAAAATGGCCGTTTACAAAAGGCCATTTTTTCTGAGCGAGAATATGTTCTAAATCTTACCTGTTCCGGAGCGCCGCCACCTTTCGACCTTGCCGATTTCACCTTGCACTTATACAAGAATGTGGTATAGAAATACGTTATATTTGTCGTGTTGCCGGCAACCGCCGATTCCATTCTGGAAACGGCGTTTTTACGGCCGAATGTTATGCTCAATCTAACATATATGTCTGGTGAAACATTATGGATGATTTCAATACCCTTTTGCAAGGTTCGGCCAAGGCCCACGGGCACCTGTGCCCCGGCCAGGTGGTGGGCGTACGCATGGCCATGCTGGGCTGTCGGCTCATCGGCCTGGACAATCCCCGCGAGCTGCCCCAGATCAAAAAACTGATTGTCTATGTGGAGATCGACCGCTGCGCCACGGACGCCATCGCCTATGTCACCGGCGTCAAGCTGGGCCGACGGTCCCTGAAATTCATCGACAACGGGATCATGGCCGCCACCTTCGTCAACCTGGAAACCGGCGTGGCCTTTCGGATTGTTTCCACCGAATCGTCCCGTGATCTGGCCCGTAAGTACGCTTCTTCAGGCTGCACCGACAAACGCCGGCAGCAGATCGAGGGCTACACCAACATGCCGGACGAGATTCTGTTCAGGGTGGCGCCGGTCCGTGTGGATGTGCCCATCCACGACATGCCGGGCCCGTCGCGGTTCAAAGTCCGCTGCGAAGCCTGCGGCGCCATGGTCCGGGACAAAAAGGAAGTTCTGCTAAACGACCGGGTGCTCTGCCGGTCCTGCGCCTACGGACCCTTCTACCAGGAGTTGGAAAACGAAGAACGCCGGAAAATCGCCTGAAACGCAATATTTGGACCGATGGAAGGAAAGCTCCATGTACAAATCCCAGGACGCCCCTCAAAATGGCGGCATGACCAAGATCAAAGTCGAAGAGGCTGTCGGCACGCGTCTGGCCCACGATATCACCGAGATCCGCCCCGGCGAATTCAAAGGGCCCTCTTTTCGACGGGGGCATCAGGTTCAGGAACAGGATGTGTGCCGGCTCATGCGACTGGGCAAGCGCCACCTGTATGTTCTCGACTTGGAAGAAGGGCAGGTCCATGAAGACAATGCGGTGGTGGAGCTGGCGACGGCGCTGGCCGGCCCCGGGGTCAGCTTCGGCAACGATCCCAAGGAAGGCAAACTGCAGCTCACGGCGGCCTACGATGGCCTGCTGAAAATCAACACCCGGGCACTGGTGGACTTCAACATGATCCCCGAGGTCATGTGCGCCGCCATGCACAACAACGTACCGGTGAAACGGGGACAGATCGTGGCCGGCACCCGGGCCATCCCTCTGGTGATCGAACGCGAGGTCCTTGACCGGGCGGTGGCATTGGCCCGGCAGCAGGCCCCTATCTTCAGCGTTAAAACCTACTACCGCAAAAAAATCCGCCTGCTCATCACCGGCAACGAAGTCTACGACGGGCTGATCGAAGACCGCTTCGAGGCCATCGTCAAAAAGAAACTCACCGCCTTTGGCGCATCACTGATGGAAACCGTGATTCTGCCCGATGACCCCGAGCGCATCGCCCGGACCGTTCGCCGGTTTTCAGAGGCCGACACGGACATGATCGTTACCACCGGCGGCATGTCGGTGGACCCCGACGACGTGACCCGGCACGGAATCAAGCAGGCCGGTGTGGACACCCAGTATTATGGATCGGCGGTGCTGCCCGGCGCCATGTTCCTGTTGGCCTACATCGGGGACATGCCCGTCGTCGGCATCCCCGCCTGCGGCATCTACCACGAGACGACCATCTTCGACCTGGTGCTGCCGCGACTGCTGGCGGGCGAACGGCTCGACGACCGGGACCTGGCCCGTTTTGCCGTGGGAGGGTTGTGTCTGGACTGCCCGGTGTGCCGGTATCCTGCCTGTTCCATGGGCAAAGCCTGCTGATTAATATTCCCGTGGCGTGGCATTGATCTGATCCAGGGTGAAGACCGGTCCGTCCTTGCAGACCAGTTCCTTGCCGATGCCGCAGCGGCCGCACATCCCGAACCCGCACTTCATCCGGTTTTCCAGGCTCATGATGATGTGGTCGTGGGCATAGCCCAGTTTTTCCAGCACCGGCTGGGTGAATTTGATCATGATCGGCGGGCCGCACACGATGGCGTAGGTGTCGTCCCCGCCAGGGGGGGCTTTCTGCTCGGTGATCGGCGGCACGAACCCCACGTTGTATTTCCAGTCCGGATCGTCGGTGGCGTCCACGGTGATGTGCATGTTGATGTCGTCGCGCTTTTCCCACTCCACCAGTTCGTCCTTGTACAGCAGCATACCCGGAGATCTCGCCCCGTACACCACATCGATGTTGCCGAACTTCGGCCGGTTGGCCGGATCCAGCATGTAGACGATGGACGAACGCAAGGTGGTGAAGGCGAACCCGCCGCCCACGATGAGGACGTTCTTGCCCTCTAAAAGTTCCCAGGGGTACCAGTTGCCCAGCGGCCCGCGCAGGCCCATGATGTCCCCGACCTTCATGTTGTGCAGATGGGTGGTGACCACCCCGGCGCGGTTGACGGTGAACTTGACGAACCCTTTTTCCACCGGGGACGAGGCGATGCCGATGGGGATTTCACCCTTGCCGGGAATGGAGAGTTCGCCGAACTGGCCGGCCTTGTAAGCATACTTTTCTTCGTCGCCGTCGTTGAGAAAGACGAACTTGAAGGTCTTCAGGCTCTTGTCTTCGGCCTCGACCGTGATGTCGTCGATGCGGACCGGATAGGGTAAATATGGATTTTGCATTGTTTATCTCCCTGCATGGGATTCAAGTCGTATCTTCGGAGTCAATCGGGTTCAGGAAAAGGTTCCCGGCAAGGCCAGAGAAAGGACGCTGTATCGGTTATACCGCGACGACCGATAACGCCGCCGGGGGCCTTTTCCTGGAGACGATCCCTAACTCTGCGTAACGCAGGCGTCGGCCGGCGCAAAACTGTTCATCTTTTCGCATACCCGGCGGATGTCGATATTGACCGGGCACTGGCGCACGCACCGGCCGCAGCCCACGCACATGACGCCGGCCTGATACTTGTCCACGAAGTACTTGAGCTTGTGCATGAACCGCTGGCGCACACGCTGGGTCTTGGTGTCCCGCGGGTTGTGACCGGTGGTATGCACGGTGAAGATCGGGAACATGCAGCTGTCCCAGTTCTTCGTGCGCACGCCCGATTGGCCGTGCACCTCGTCCTGGATGTCGAAGCACCAGCAGGTGGGGCAGGCGAAGGTACAGGTCCCGCAGTTCAGGCAGGCAAAGGCCAGATCGTCCCAGAACGGCGCCCCGTGCAGGGCCAGAAGGTCGGTATCGGCCAGCTTGTCGGTCGGCACCGAGGAGACGATGCGCTCTTCGGCGGCCTGCTTGGCCGCCATGAAGGCGTCCGCCGCCTCGGGCGCGGCCCGGTTCCAGCCGGCCGCCTCGGCAAAGGCCTGGCCTTTTTCG
This window of the uncultured Desulfosarcina sp. genome carries:
- a CDS encoding 4Fe-4S dicluster domain-containing protein, giving the protein MTLLTIDKQNWTDGLAAAADRYRLFGPVREKDCHQFKALDKGQAPDLDMVNTRLSPKELLFPQSEVMLEYSLDESRDDHHIMKEAAKDYSPRAVVGIRPCDAKAVQLVKLNFDAPDVKDPYWLRAYEATTFIGMACDAPLSTCFCTSTGCGPYNAEGLDILVAAHDGGYLAKIFTEKGQAFAEAAGWNRAAPEAADAFMAAKQAAEERIVSSVPTDKLADTDLLALHGAPFWDDLAFACLNCGTCTFACPTCWCFDIQDEVHGQSGVRTKNWDSCMFPIFTVHTTGHNPRDTKTQRVRQRFMHKLKYFVDKYQAGVMCVGCGRCVRQCPVNIDIRRVCEKMNSFAPADACVTQS
- a CDS encoding response regulator, with translation MNTDSSSQSSQSGNRTVLLIDDEQMVLEVGKAILQRLGHEVVTAESGEEALEKFDQWKDAIGCVVLDLTMPGMGGKKTFGRLRELAPGLPIIISSGLSIEQMAGQFEAGPTTAFIQKPYQVAELSSTIQNIFKSAGC
- the sfsA gene encoding DNA/RNA nuclease SfsA — protein: MAKIEIDAKGFIAWPQLIRGTLIRRYKRFLADVRLENGQTVTAHCPNSGSMQACCEPGRPVYLSHHDNPKRKLKYTWELIHMPDSLVGVNTQVPNRLTAHAIAAGDVAELDGYETLKREVKVGEHTRIDIRLDSPNRRPCYVEVKNCTLVIDGAATFPDAVTVRGQKHLLELQELVAAGFRCAMFFLIQRMDARTFAPADHIDAEYGKKLRQAVQNGVEVLAYDVCIDLAGIWLRSRVPCDLS
- a CDS encoding cytochrome c biogenesis protein ResB; protein product: MKSANPFWKFFCSVKLTVVLLLSLAFTSIIGTVIPQNESPEAYLQAYGAFRYQLLSAFGIFDMYHSWWFQGLLLLLTVNIVVCSIDRLQGSWKIIFNRTPQVNPQRFSKRSDARTFTDKRSVDELVKACEPVINRRFGYCRVIRDSGGAAIYGEKGRLSRLGVYIVHLSVIFLLVGGLVGSFFGFEGYVNIPEGEAADTIRLRNTGAIHRLDFQIRCDDFNLELYENGAPKEYRSSLSIIEGGGAVKQKDIVVNDPMRYKGINIFQASYGKLPPEHMAPKKTTPSGPGETYTLSFTSRASGMQYTQKAKVGEPVEIPEGLGRFVIMTYEPAAAFRGMDVGEALKGILTPPQGEPVEVLLPLKFGNFDKMRGGNVIIAVENQDREKFTPQQSETRYYTGLQVTRDPGVWLVYSGFILMIAGCFVTFYLSHQQVCLVIAPLEQSSQVTLAGVANRNKLAMKNSIEKMFAELTERK
- a CDS encoding AsnC family transcriptional regulator; this encodes MDELDKTILNRIQTRFPLTSKPFAAIADELGATEEEILERVSRLKKSGIIRRIGGNFVPGKVGFVSTLCAARVPDEDVEDFARAVNAFPGVTHNYLRENSFNVWFTFIAPSMETIRENLARIARKTGVNRILNLPATRVFKIKAKFDL
- a CDS encoding FAD/NAD(P)-binding protein, translating into MQNPYLPYPVRIDDITVEAEDKSLKTFKFVFLNDGDEEKYAYKAGQFGELSIPGKGEIPIGIASSPVEKGFVKFTVNRAGVVTTHLHNMKVGDIMGLRGPLGNWYPWELLEGKNVLIVGGGFAFTTLRSSIVYMLDPANRPKFGNIDVVYGARSPGMLLYKDELVEWEKRDDINMHITVDATDDPDWKYNVGFVPPITEQKAPPGGDDTYAIVCGPPIMIKFTQPVLEKLGYAHDHIIMSLENRMKCGFGMCGRCGIGKELVCKDGPVFTLDQINATPREY
- a CDS encoding molybdopterin-binding protein codes for the protein MYKSQDAPQNGGMTKIKVEEAVGTRLAHDITEIRPGEFKGPSFRRGHQVQEQDVCRLMRLGKRHLYVLDLEEGQVHEDNAVVELATALAGPGVSFGNDPKEGKLQLTAAYDGLLKINTRALVDFNMIPEVMCAAMHNNVPVKRGQIVAGTRAIPLVIEREVLDRAVALARQQAPIFSVKTYYRKKIRLLITGNEVYDGLIEDRFEAIVKKKLTAFGASLMETVILPDDPERIARTVRRFSEADTDMIVTTGGMSVDPDDVTRHGIKQAGVDTQYYGSAVLPGAMFLLAYIGDMPVVGIPACGIYHETTIFDLVLPRLLAGERLDDRDLARFAVGGLCLDCPVCRYPACSMGKAC
- the ccsB gene encoding c-type cytochrome biogenesis protein CcsB, which codes for MSSSQLLSISTFVFGLAAVFYLAALIFKKPNWTRPARWIVAAAVVVTTVGIILRWVESYQLGIGHAPLSNLYESLVFFAWTAGVIYLYVEFRYKNELIGAFATPIAFLAMAYASLSPNVSDRIQPLIPALKSNWLIAHVVTCFFGYAAFAIAFGMSIMYLMKARNPDRTEGIVGHLPKLDILDELTHRMVLFGFLFLTVGIITGSVWANSAWGSYWSWDPKETWSLITWFVYATLLHARLMRGWQGRQIAYLSILGFAAVLFTYFGVNLLPGLHSYGKV
- a CDS encoding FmdE family protein, whose translation is MDDFNTLLQGSAKAHGHLCPGQVVGVRMAMLGCRLIGLDNPRELPQIKKLIVYVEIDRCATDAIAYVTGVKLGRRSLKFIDNGIMAATFVNLETGVAFRIVSTESSRDLARKYASSGCTDKRRQQIEGYTNMPDEILFRVAPVRVDVPIHDMPGPSRFKVRCEACGAMVRDKKEVLLNDRVLCRSCAYGPFYQELENEERRKIA